The following coding sequences lie in one Haemorhous mexicanus isolate bHaeMex1 chromosome 10, bHaeMex1.pri, whole genome shotgun sequence genomic window:
- the DUSP28 gene encoding dual specificity phosphatase 28, with translation MLQLCPVTASLLLGTARAACDEELLAREGVTFCVNVTRQQPFPALRSVRGIRVPVFDDPAEDLSRYFEPCGAAIEEAVRAGGKCLVYCKNGRSRSAAICTAYLMRHRQLPLKDAFEAVKTARPVAEPNAGFWSQLQRYEEDLQISKHSAPLSKGLKNSNV, from the exons atgctccagctctgcccggTCACGGCCTCGCTGCTCCTGGGCACGGCCAGGGCAGCGTGCGacgaggagctgctggcgcGGGAGGGGGTCACCTTCTGCGTGAATGTCACCCGGCAGCAGCCGTTCCCCGCGCTGCGGAGCGTCCGCGGCATCCGCGTGCCCGTGTTCGACGACCCGGCCGAGGACCTGTCCCGGTACTTCGAGCCCTGCGGCGCCGCCATCGAGGAGGCCGTGCGGGCCGGGGGGAAGTGCCTGGTGTACTGCAAGAACGGCCGCAGCCGCTCCGCTGCCATCTGCACGGCTTATCTGATGAGACACCGGCAGCTCCCGCTCAAGGACGCGTTTGAG GCTGTGAAAACTGCCAGACCCGTAGCAGAGCCGAATGCAGGATTTTGGTCTCAGCTGCAGAGATATGAAGAAGATTTGCAGATATCAAAGCACTCTGCTCCCCTGAGCAAAGGACTTAAAAATAGCAATGTGTGA